The following are encoded in a window of Paucidesulfovibrio gracilis DSM 16080 genomic DNA:
- the recA gene encoding recombinase RecA: MAAKKPNPEELRKEALGTAITTIERKFGKGSIMRMDEDAHQAIPVIPTGSIALDIALGVGGIPRGRVSEIYGPESSGKTTLALHIIAEAQKKGGTAAFIDAEHALDITYAKRLGVKTDELLISQPDYGEQALDIADLLVRSGAVDVVVIDSVAALIPQSELEGNMGETQVGGQARLMSHALRKLTGSIHKSRTVVLFINQIRMKIGMTGYGSPETTSGGNALKFYASLRMDIRRIQTLKDKDEVFGIRARVKVVKNKVAPPFREGIFDVLYGTGISHEGELLDMGVEAGIVDKSGAWFAFGSERLGQGKENVRQYLQQNPDLAAQIRSKLLEHLGIEDHEAPAAQSVETEAKTDEKAKDEQDQGSKK, translated from the coding sequence ATGGCCGCCAAAAAACCCAACCCGGAAGAGCTTCGCAAAGAAGCCCTGGGAACCGCCATCACCACCATTGAACGCAAGTTCGGCAAAGGCTCGATCATGCGCATGGACGAGGATGCCCACCAAGCCATCCCGGTGATCCCCACCGGATCCATCGCCCTGGACATCGCCCTGGGCGTCGGCGGCATCCCCCGTGGCCGCGTATCCGAAATTTACGGGCCGGAGTCTTCGGGTAAAACCACCCTGGCCCTGCACATCATCGCCGAGGCCCAGAAAAAGGGAGGCACCGCCGCGTTCATTGACGCGGAACACGCCCTGGACATCACCTATGCCAAGCGGCTGGGCGTCAAAACCGACGAATTGCTCATCTCCCAGCCCGACTATGGCGAACAGGCTCTGGACATCGCGGACCTGCTGGTACGCTCCGGCGCCGTGGACGTGGTGGTCATCGACTCGGTCGCCGCCCTGATTCCGCAAAGCGAACTGGAAGGCAACATGGGCGAGACGCAAGTGGGCGGACAGGCACGGCTCATGTCCCACGCGCTGCGAAAGCTCACCGGTTCCATCCACAAATCCCGCACCGTGGTGCTCTTCATCAACCAGATTCGTATGAAGATCGGCATGACCGGCTACGGAAGCCCGGAAACCACCTCCGGCGGCAACGCGCTGAAGTTCTACGCCTCCCTGCGCATGGATATCCGCCGCATCCAGACCCTCAAGGACAAGGACGAGGTGTTCGGCATCCGCGCCCGCGTCAAGGTGGTCAAGAATAAAGTCGCTCCGCCCTTCCGCGAAGGCATTTTCGACGTGCTCTACGGCACCGGCATCTCCCACGAGGGCGAACTGCTGGACATGGGCGTGGAAGCGGGCATCGTGGACAAATCCGGCGCCTGGTTCGCCTTTGGCAGCGAGCGCCTCGGCCAGGGCAAGGAAAACGTCCGCCAGTACCTGCAACAAAACCCGGACCTGGCCGCGCAAATACGAAGCAAACTCCTGGAACACCTCGGCATTGAAGATCATGAGGCTCCGGCCGCCCAATCCGTAGAGACCGAAGCCAAGACCGACGAAAAGGCCAAGGACGAACAAGACCAGGGGTCGAAAAAATAA